Proteins encoded within one genomic window of Candidatus Rokuibacteriota bacterium:
- a CDS encoding DegT/DnrJ/EryC1/StrS family aminotransferase translates to MGEAEAHALAQVVRSGSIAQGARVAAFEREVARLVGVRGAVACSSGTAALHLALLALNIGDGDEVLLPTYACSALLHAVRAVRAAPRLVDSDPESFNIDPAAARKARSARAKALIVVHSFGLPADLDELKALGLPVIEAAAHALGAFYRGEPVGSIGEASVFSFYATKVITTGEGGMLLSNDERILAMARDLRAYDQKDADRPRFNYKLTDLQAALGLAQLERLPEFLKRREAIASFYAEQLHALNLKPPAAPQDRARIYYRYVVKGPWDADHYLARLQTCGVEARQPVFRPLHWYLGLGGFPGAEEAWEKAVSLPLYPSLTDAEIERVVAAALESFR, encoded by the coding sequence TTGGGCGAGGCCGAGGCTCACGCCCTCGCCCAGGTGGTCAGGTCCGGCTCCATCGCTCAGGGGGCCCGCGTCGCCGCGTTCGAGCGGGAGGTGGCGCGGCTGGTCGGGGTTCGCGGCGCGGTGGCCTGCAGCTCGGGGACGGCAGCCCTTCACCTCGCGCTGCTCGCGCTGAACATCGGCGACGGGGACGAGGTCCTCCTTCCAACCTACGCGTGCTCGGCCCTGCTCCACGCTGTCAGAGCTGTCCGGGCGGCCCCGCGCCTCGTCGACTCGGATCCCGAGAGCTTCAACATAGACCCGGCGGCGGCGCGCAAGGCGCGCTCGGCCAGGGCCAAGGCGCTGATCGTGGTCCACTCCTTCGGCCTGCCCGCCGACCTCGATGAGCTGAAGGCGTTGGGGCTCCCCGTCATCGAGGCGGCGGCGCATGCTCTGGGGGCGTTCTACCGGGGAGAGCCGGTGGGAAGTATCGGGGAAGCCTCGGTCTTCTCCTTCTATGCCACAAAGGTCATCACCACCGGGGAAGGCGGGATGCTCCTCTCGAACGACGAGCGGATCTTGGCGATGGCGCGGGATCTCAGAGCGTACGACCAAAAGGACGCTGACCGACCGCGCTTCAACTACAAGCTGACCGACCTTCAGGCCGCCCTGGGGCTCGCTCAGCTCGAGCGGCTGCCCGAGTTCCTCAAGCGGCGGGAGGCGATCGCGTCCTTCTATGCCGAGCAGCTTCACGCGCTGAACCTGAAGCCTCCCGCCGCGCCTCAGGATCGAGCGCGGATCTACTACCGCTACGTGGTCAAGGGGCCATGGGACGCGGACCACTACCTCGCCCGGCTTCAGACCTGCGGCGTGGAGGCGCGGCAACCGGTGTTTCGACCGCTTCACTGGTATCTCGGCCTGGGAGGATTTCCCGGCGCTGAAGAAGCCTGGGAGAAGGCTGTCTCCCTTCCCCTCTATCCCTCCCTCACGGACGCGGAGATCGAGCGCGTCGTGGCAGCCGCGCTCGAGAGCTTCCGGTGA
- a CDS encoding PIG-L family deacetylase, producing the protein MNILAIGAHPDDIEFGCGGALIKYALKGHDVHLLVLTDGAQGGDAMERRREQEAAAKLLGAQEIFWGGYADTEVALDRDLIQKVEGFLHRVKPDLIFAHFGDDTHQDHRHLSTSVVTASRYARNVLLYEGPTTANFTPSVFVDIDAVLEQKLAALGAHASQVAKTGVEGLIILDLARAAAHFRGIQGRVRNAEGFVPLRLFLNGD; encoded by the coding sequence TTGAACATCCTCGCGATCGGTGCCCATCCGGATGACATCGAGTTCGGCTGCGGTGGGGCTCTCATCAAGTACGCGCTGAAGGGTCATGATGTCCACCTCCTGGTCCTCACGGACGGCGCACAGGGAGGGGACGCGATGGAGCGACGGCGGGAGCAGGAGGCGGCCGCGAAGCTGCTCGGAGCTCAGGAGATCTTCTGGGGCGGCTACGCGGACACCGAGGTCGCCCTGGATCGCGACCTCATCCAGAAGGTGGAGGGGTTCCTTCACCGCGTCAAGCCGGACCTGATCTTCGCGCACTTCGGTGACGATACCCATCAGGACCACCGGCACCTCTCCACCTCGGTCGTCACGGCCTCCCGGTATGCGCGCAACGTCCTGCTCTACGAAGGCCCGACCACGGCCAACTTCACCCCCTCGGTCTTCGTCGATATCGACGCTGTGCTGGAGCAGAAGCTGGCGGCCCTGGGCGCCCATGCCTCCCAGGTCGCGAAGACGGGCGTCGAGGGCCTCATCATCCTGGATCTGGCCCGGGCGGCCGCCCACTTCCGCGGGATCCAGGGGAGGGTCCGCAACGCGGAGGGCTTCGTGCCCTTGCGCCTCTTCCTCAATGGTGACTGA
- a CDS encoding WbqC family protein, producing MKVAVHQPQYLPWLGYFDKMDRADCFVLLDHVQFKKNEWQNRNRIKTAAGWQWLTVPVLHRFPQAISEVGVNNRARWSRKHLQALVLNYAAAPFFETHRAFFEEVYSRQWAQLIDLALETLGYLVDALGIQTKLVPASSLALREAEGKTERLIAICQALGGDTYLSGCGGLDYLDRQRFADAGIRLAFQDFRCPAYPQRFGPFEPNLSVVDLLFNCGSQSLSVLRQGRGVG from the coding sequence ATGAAGGTGGCGGTGCACCAGCCCCAGTACCTGCCCTGGCTGGGCTACTTCGACAAGATGGATCGAGCCGACTGCTTCGTGCTCCTCGACCATGTCCAGTTCAAGAAGAACGAGTGGCAGAACCGGAACCGGATCAAGACAGCCGCCGGCTGGCAGTGGCTCACCGTGCCCGTCCTTCATCGCTTCCCCCAGGCGATTTCCGAGGTCGGGGTGAACAACCGCGCACGCTGGTCGCGGAAGCACCTCCAGGCGCTGGTCCTGAATTACGCAGCCGCCCCGTTCTTCGAAACCCACCGGGCGTTCTTCGAGGAGGTCTATTCCCGGCAGTGGGCGCAGCTCATCGATCTGGCCCTCGAGACCCTCGGGTATCTGGTCGACGCGCTCGGGATCCAGACGAAGCTGGTCCCGGCTTCTTCCCTGGCGCTTCGTGAAGCGGAGGGGAAGACCGAGCGGCTGATCGCGATCTGTCAGGCTCTCGGGGGGGACACCTATCTCTCCGGATGCGGGGGGCTGGACTACCTGGACCGCCAGCGCTTCGCCGACGCGGGGATCCGGCTCGCCTTCCAGGACTTTCGATGTCCGGCGTATCCCCAGCGATTCGGGCCCTTCGAGCCGAACCTTTCTGTCGTGGACCTGTTGTTCAACTGCGGTTCGCAGAGTCTTTCTGTTCTCAGGCAAGGGAGGGGAGTCGGTTGA
- a CDS encoding glycosyltransferase family 4 protein encodes MLETLERGLEDRAGRLGTPVVRVLHLITRLDPGGSTTNTLLTVAGLSSPFRSSLIYGATRELPPEARELRGKVEMTEVGELVRHISPLKDLVALVKICRLIRRGRFDIVHTHSSKAGILGRVAARLAGVPHLVHTPHGHVFTGYAGRMLTRLFILLERWAATFTDRIIGLTEQEIRDHLALKIGKPGQFVSIPSGVDIERFGTESLRSRRSGIRASLGVPDDAFLIGSVGRLEPVKGHIHLLEAFVRLAPRFPALSLALVGDGELTAALRSLAQRWGVADRVLFLGWRDDPSVLLHAFDLFVLPSLNEGMGRALVEAMAAGLPIVASRTGGIPDILGDGEAGLLVEAGSAAALVRGIEVLLLDPALRLRLASAGSKRAAGYSVGVMLERIEDLYRGLLDRAEPTR; translated from the coding sequence ATGCTGGAGACACTGGAAAGGGGCCTCGAGGACCGGGCGGGGAGGCTGGGAACCCCCGTGGTGCGGGTTCTCCACCTCATCACCCGCCTGGACCCGGGAGGCTCGACCACGAACACGCTCCTGACCGTGGCTGGCCTCTCGTCGCCCTTCCGGTCGAGCCTGATCTACGGCGCGACACGGGAGTTGCCGCCCGAGGCCCGGGAGCTTCGGGGAAAGGTGGAGATGACAGAAGTCGGCGAGCTGGTGCGCCATATCTCGCCCCTGAAGGACCTAGTGGCACTCGTGAAGATCTGCCGGCTCATCCGGCGGGGGAGGTTCGACATCGTCCACACCCATTCGTCGAAGGCCGGAATCCTGGGGAGGGTCGCGGCGCGGCTGGCCGGGGTTCCCCATCTCGTTCACACCCCGCACGGCCACGTCTTTACGGGTTACGCCGGAAGGATGCTGACCAGACTCTTCATCCTCCTGGAGCGCTGGGCCGCAACCTTCACCGATCGGATCATCGGGCTGACGGAGCAGGAGATCCGGGATCATCTGGCGCTGAAGATCGGGAAGCCCGGACAGTTCGTCAGCATCCCCAGCGGGGTCGACATCGAACGGTTCGGCACCGAATCGCTCCGCTCCCGGCGTTCAGGGATCCGCGCCTCCCTCGGGGTTCCCGATGACGCATTCCTGATCGGGTCTGTCGGACGACTCGAGCCTGTCAAGGGACATATCCACCTGCTTGAGGCGTTTGTACGACTCGCCCCGCGGTTCCCAGCGCTCTCCCTGGCCCTCGTGGGTGACGGAGAGCTGACTGCTGCCCTCCGCAGTCTCGCCCAACGCTGGGGCGTGGCGGATCGGGTGCTCTTCCTGGGTTGGCGGGATGACCCCTCCGTCCTCCTGCATGCCTTCGACCTCTTCGTCCTCCCGTCACTCAACGAGGGGATGGGCAGGGCATTGGTGGAGGCCATGGCGGCCGGCCTGCCCATTGTCGCGTCGCGGACCGGCGGGATCCCTGACATCCTGGGGGACGGCGAGGCAGGGCTACTTGTCGAAGCCGGCAGCGCAGCGGCCCTGGTCAGGGGCATCGAGGTCCTCCTTCTCGATCCGGCGCTCAGGCTGAGGCTCGCCAGCGCGGGCAGTAAGCGGGCGGCCGGCTATAGCGTCGGGGTCATGCTTGAGAGGATCGAGGACCTCTACCGCGGGCTGCTTGACCGCGCGGAGCCGACGCGATGA
- a CDS encoding glycosyltransferase family 4 protein, producing the protein MNVLVVSDVDLMTGRSGAERLLAGHCQGLAKRGHSVYLIAGTRDGRGNAVEEIGGVRVYRYRRSLRSCLGSFRLFRILARHVRFDVLIFHQPLSGLGVLLAPGSRHLPKACVFLSPWGEEYAARVPDGKSRSSYLNLHAGGRLLRRSVERFVLKACRRIFVLSRFMAGRLEAEHRGLNGRAAIVPGGVDLDQFRPVHDRLAVKEMLGLPLRSPVLLTIRNLEPRMGLDHLLQAMQSVVKTLDDVILIVGGEGPIEGALRDLAHRLGLERAVRFEGYVPEERLPLLYQAADFFVLPSKELEGFGLVAVEALACGTPVLGTPVGAIPEVLGGLEPDLVFGGTRPEAIAQGIRGHLRQFRADPQRYEALRKRCRIYASACFGWDRIIDRLEQELLDLIDRVEEKTRCGA; encoded by the coding sequence GTGAATGTCCTGGTGGTCTCGGACGTTGACCTGATGACAGGGAGAAGCGGCGCGGAGCGACTGCTCGCTGGCCATTGCCAGGGCCTGGCCAAACGGGGTCACAGCGTGTACCTCATCGCCGGAACCCGTGACGGCCGGGGAAACGCCGTCGAAGAGATCGGAGGGGTGCGGGTCTACCGCTACCGGCGATCACTTCGCTCCTGCTTGGGGTCCTTCCGCCTCTTTCGGATCCTCGCCCGCCACGTCCGCTTCGATGTCCTCATCTTCCACCAGCCCCTTTCCGGCCTCGGCGTACTCCTGGCGCCGGGAAGCCGCCACCTCCCGAAGGCGTGTGTGTTCCTCTCGCCGTGGGGCGAGGAGTACGCGGCTCGGGTTCCCGATGGGAAATCCCGCAGCTCATACTTGAATCTTCATGCGGGCGGGAGGCTCCTCCGGCGGAGCGTCGAGCGGTTCGTGTTAAAGGCCTGCCGCCGGATTTTCGTGCTGAGCCGCTTCATGGCGGGTCGGCTCGAGGCGGAGCATCGCGGGCTCAACGGCCGGGCGGCCATCGTGCCAGGCGGCGTTGACCTCGATCAGTTCAGGCCCGTCCACGACCGGCTCGCGGTGAAGGAAATGCTCGGGCTGCCTCTCCGGAGCCCCGTGCTCCTCACGATCCGGAACCTGGAACCGCGGATGGGGCTTGATCATCTCCTGCAGGCGATGCAGAGCGTCGTCAAGACCCTGGACGATGTCATCCTGATCGTTGGGGGCGAGGGTCCGATCGAAGGCGCTCTCAGGGACCTCGCCCACCGGTTGGGTCTGGAGCGGGCCGTCCGGTTCGAGGGGTACGTGCCCGAAGAGCGGCTCCCGTTGCTCTACCAGGCGGCGGACTTCTTCGTCCTCCCATCGAAGGAGCTGGAAGGATTCGGCCTGGTGGCGGTGGAGGCCCTCGCCTGTGGGACGCCGGTCCTGGGGACCCCGGTGGGGGCGATCCCCGAAGTCCTCGGAGGGCTCGAGCCCGATCTGGTGTTCGGGGGAACCCGCCCTGAGGCCATCGCCCAGGGAATTCGAGGCCACCTCCGACAGTTCCGGGCTGATCCCCAGCGCTATGAGGCCCTGCGGAAGCGCTGCCGGATCTACGCCTCAGCCTGCTTCGGCTGGGATCGGATCATCGACCGGCTGGAACAAGAGCTTCTCGACCTGATCGATCGCGTCGAGGAGAAGACCAGGTGCGGGGCGTGA
- a CDS encoding glycosyltransferase family 4 protein yields MKAKILYVIDNLEFGGGERGFAQLAEALRDRYEIRFACAPGGLLGRRLQSMAVPIRPLDFRRQLSLMRILRLSAIMRHEQVDLVHSMGARADFAARIAARLAGRPLVVSTVAMFVDGYEVSALKRALYRRVIRLTERLTDGFIAVSDAVRKTLVEGHRIPEAKVRRIYSGVELEAFSPEGQNGFGLRRELALEPGAPVVGTIGRLVYQKAQHVFLQAASLAQRSIPNVQVLIVGDGPFRRSLEGLSRELGLHACRFAGFREDVPHLLSLMDVFALPSILEGLPRVLLEALAMARPVVATRIDGVAEVVQHGGAGLLVRPRDPVALADAIVSLVKDPELARRLGGAGRKLIEDRFTVERMVDEVEAFYTTLLEKEAR; encoded by the coding sequence ATGAAGGCGAAGATCCTCTACGTCATCGACAACCTGGAGTTTGGGGGCGGCGAGCGAGGCTTTGCCCAGCTCGCGGAGGCATTGCGCGACCGCTACGAGATCCGCTTCGCCTGCGCCCCCGGCGGTCTGCTGGGGAGGCGGCTCCAATCCATGGCGGTTCCGATCCGGCCCCTGGACTTCCGCCGGCAGCTGAGCCTCATGCGGATCCTCCGTCTCTCCGCCATCATGCGGCACGAGCAGGTTGACCTGGTCCACAGCATGGGCGCCCGCGCCGACTTCGCTGCCCGTATCGCTGCCAGGCTGGCCGGCAGACCTCTGGTCGTCTCCACGGTGGCCATGTTCGTCGACGGCTACGAGGTGTCCGCGCTGAAGCGCGCGCTCTATCGAAGGGTGATCCGGCTGACAGAGCGGCTCACCGATGGCTTCATCGCCGTTTCCGACGCGGTGCGAAAGACCCTGGTCGAGGGCCACCGGATCCCCGAGGCGAAGGTGAGGAGGATCTACAGCGGTGTCGAGCTTGAGGCCTTCAGCCCGGAGGGCCAGAACGGATTCGGGTTGAGGCGAGAGCTGGCACTGGAGCCCGGAGCGCCGGTGGTGGGGACCATCGGCAGGCTGGTCTACCAGAAGGCCCAGCACGTCTTTCTCCAGGCCGCGTCGCTGGCGCAGAGGTCGATTCCCAACGTCCAGGTCCTGATCGTGGGGGACGGGCCGTTCCGGCGGAGCCTGGAAGGGTTGAGCCGCGAGCTGGGCCTTCACGCGTGTCGCTTCGCCGGGTTTCGGGAGGACGTCCCCCACCTCCTGTCCCTGATGGATGTCTTCGCGCTCCCCTCGATCCTCGAGGGACTCCCGCGGGTCCTGCTCGAGGCTCTGGCCATGGCCCGGCCCGTTGTGGCGACCAGGATCGACGGCGTCGCCGAGGTCGTCCAGCACGGGGGCGCCGGGCTCCTCGTGCGCCCTCGGGATCCCGTCGCCCTGGCCGACGCGATCGTCTCGCTCGTGAAGGATCCCGAGCTGGCACGTCGGCTAGGAGGGGCGGGCCGGAAACTGATTGAGGATCGGTTCACCGTCGAGCGGATGGTCGACGAGGTCGAAGCATTCTACACCACGCTTTTGGAGAAGGAAGCCCGGTGA
- the asnB gene encoding asparagine synthase (glutamine-hydrolyzing) yields MESHQQVEAMCGIAGKLNLGGEPVEPEALERMARLLAHRGPDDQSVLLDGGLGLAARRLAILDLSPAGQQPLANEDGSIWVVFNGEIYNFPELRAELETKGHRFRSRTDTEILVHLYEEEGPGAVERLRGMFAFALWDRRRRRLLLARDRLGKKPLFYAFDGRTFRFASEMKAILADGMAQEVDPLALHYYLSYRYIPHPLTIFRSIRKLPPAHLLLLSGDMLRIKPYWQVGASAGQDGDEQALCQELVQRLQEAVRLRMASDVPVGAFLSGGIDSSAVVALMAEVSPAPVRTFAVGFEGDGDDLERARRVARAFGTAHHELVVKPDAVGLLPRLVCHLDEPFGDPSIIPTWYLARFAREHVTVALNGDGGDETFAGYGKYWQNRAAGWLGVLPRPFHDGLLDRSISFLRRLAPETRRLTSLQAICRSASLSHPERYAVLSGTLEETARAKLYTADFRAAIGNPPDLLAERYRAIPIEDRVNRMLAADASGFLPDDLLYKMDMATMAHGLEARSPFLDHRFVEFAFGIPGSFKLRGLRRKFILKKALSGILPADLLSLPKRGFDPPVARWLREDLREMAADLLLDGTARGRGYLRAPFVEALLDAHRQRRADWSPLLWKLLVLELWHRTRR; encoded by the coding sequence GTGGAGTCTCATCAGCAGGTCGAAGCTATGTGCGGGATCGCCGGCAAGCTGAATCTCGGCGGCGAGCCGGTCGAGCCGGAGGCGCTCGAGCGCATGGCGCGCCTCCTGGCCCACCGCGGCCCCGATGATCAGTCCGTCCTCCTCGACGGCGGGCTCGGTCTCGCCGCCCGCCGGCTCGCCATTCTCGACCTCTCGCCGGCGGGGCAGCAGCCCCTCGCGAACGAGGACGGCAGCATCTGGGTCGTCTTTAACGGGGAGATCTACAACTTCCCCGAGCTCAGAGCCGAGCTGGAAACGAAGGGGCACCGGTTCCGGTCTCGGACCGACACCGAGATCCTCGTCCACCTCTACGAGGAGGAGGGCCCCGGAGCGGTCGAGCGGCTTCGCGGGATGTTCGCCTTCGCGCTCTGGGACAGACGACGGCGCCGGCTGCTCCTCGCCCGCGACCGGCTCGGGAAAAAGCCCCTCTTCTACGCCTTCGACGGCCGAACCTTCCGGTTTGCCTCCGAGATGAAGGCGATCCTCGCCGATGGGATGGCGCAGGAGGTAGATCCGCTCGCCCTCCACTACTACCTCTCCTACCGCTACATCCCGCATCCCCTGACGATCTTCCGATCCATCCGAAAGCTCCCCCCGGCCCACCTCTTGCTGCTGAGCGGAGACATGCTGAGGATCAAGCCGTACTGGCAGGTCGGAGCCTCGGCGGGCCAGGATGGCGACGAGCAGGCGCTCTGCCAGGAGCTGGTCCAGCGCCTGCAGGAGGCGGTCCGGCTGAGGATGGCGAGCGATGTGCCCGTCGGAGCCTTCCTGAGCGGTGGGATCGACTCGAGCGCCGTGGTGGCCCTGATGGCGGAGGTCTCCCCCGCGCCTGTCAGGACGTTCGCGGTGGGCTTCGAGGGCGACGGCGACGACCTGGAACGGGCGCGGCGCGTGGCGCGGGCCTTCGGGACAGCCCATCACGAGCTGGTCGTCAAGCCCGACGCCGTCGGTCTTCTGCCGCGGCTGGTCTGCCACCTGGACGAGCCGTTCGGAGACCCGTCGATCATCCCCACGTGGTATCTGGCCCGCTTCGCGCGGGAGCACGTGACCGTGGCTCTGAACGGCGATGGCGGAGACGAGACGTTCGCCGGTTACGGAAAGTACTGGCAGAACCGGGCGGCGGGCTGGCTCGGGGTTCTGCCGCGGCCGTTTCACGACGGCCTTCTGGATCGGAGCATCTCGTTCCTCCGACGCCTGGCCCCGGAGACCCGGCGGCTCACGAGCCTCCAGGCGATCTGTCGGTCAGCGTCGTTGTCGCACCCCGAGCGCTACGCCGTCCTCTCGGGCACCCTCGAGGAGACCGCGCGGGCGAAGCTCTACACGGCCGACTTCAGGGCCGCCATCGGGAATCCGCCCGACCTGCTGGCCGAGCGCTACCGAGCCATCCCGATCGAGGACAGGGTGAACCGGATGCTCGCTGCCGACGCGAGCGGCTTCCTCCCTGACGACCTCCTCTACAAGATGGACATGGCCACCATGGCCCACGGCCTGGAGGCGCGCTCGCCGTTTCTCGATCATCGCTTCGTCGAATTCGCCTTCGGGATCCCCGGCTCCTTCAAGCTCCGCGGGCTCAGGCGCAAGTTCATCTTGAAAAAAGCCCTCAGCGGGATCCTGCCGGCGGATCTCCTGAGCCTTCCGAAGCGGGGGTTCGACCCTCCGGTGGCGCGCTGGCTCCGTGAAGACCTGAGGGAGATGGCCGCCGACCTTCTCCTGGATGGGACGGCGCGGGGCCGCGGCTATCTCCGGGCGCCGTTCGTGGAGGCGCTTCTGGACGCTCACCGGCAGCGGCGCGCCGACTGGTCGCCGCTTCTCTGGAAGCTCTTGGTCCTGGAACTGTGGCACCGGACGCGGAGATGA
- a CDS encoding flippase translates to MTAGRAPESVQLLIGAGVVFAGQLVGRALSFFYHLLLGRVLGPVGYGAFLLGLALFTFASLLADLGLRWWVLRESATAEGRGDLGRVRGTFVGGSLVGLGGSLLAGVGLLALTPSAAAWFKASDLAWLLPVFALALPFTTLATLSVSTLQALRRPAALSVIQYLLDPLLRIAVFAGLGLLGWHLVAAAASHLLAAVTTALVGIIWLSFAFPLFSRASLEFRFGALMAFSLPLFVSNLVGFALQWADTLLLGYYLSTAEVGLYGAVGRLAGLGAMFLTAVGAVFAPKIYALDGQGDLAEVGRLYQRSTRWVLILSVPLFLYTVTNAESLLALFGQGFVEAAPALLILSVATLVMTGTGSAGDLVLMAGRSDAVLYSSLAVGALGLALNASLIPLFGLFGAAVATGLTIASSNLANVWMAWRFTGLQPYTRAIVKPILVALVVAALQLVLAPLVGEKPVPRLVAAGGIWLLYPFLLRRMGLEAEDLEAWSLISRSKLCAGSPAS, encoded by the coding sequence ATGACCGCGGGACGTGCGCCGGAAAGCGTTCAGCTCCTGATCGGAGCCGGGGTCGTCTTCGCCGGGCAGCTGGTGGGGAGAGCCCTGAGCTTCTTCTACCATCTCCTCCTCGGCCGCGTCCTCGGCCCCGTCGGGTACGGAGCCTTCCTCCTTGGTCTAGCGCTCTTCACGTTTGCGTCGCTTCTGGCAGACCTGGGGCTCCGGTGGTGGGTCCTCCGCGAATCGGCGACGGCCGAGGGGCGGGGCGACCTGGGGCGCGTCAGGGGGACGTTTGTGGGCGGGAGCCTGGTCGGGCTGGGGGGAAGCCTCCTCGCGGGTGTAGGCCTTCTCGCGCTCACACCCTCAGCAGCCGCCTGGTTTAAAGCGTCCGACCTCGCGTGGCTGCTCCCCGTATTTGCGCTCGCGCTTCCGTTCACCACGCTGGCAACGCTCTCGGTGAGCACTCTTCAGGCGCTGAGGCGGCCCGCCGCACTCTCCGTGATCCAGTACCTGCTCGACCCACTGCTGCGCATCGCGGTTTTCGCGGGCCTGGGCCTGCTCGGCTGGCACCTCGTCGCGGCTGCCGCCTCGCACCTCCTGGCCGCAGTCACGACGGCGCTGGTGGGTATCATCTGGCTCTCGTTCGCCTTCCCTCTCTTCTCCCGTGCCTCCCTCGAGTTCCGTTTCGGCGCGCTCATGGCCTTTTCGCTCCCGTTGTTCGTCAGCAACCTGGTGGGGTTCGCCCTCCAGTGGGCGGACACGCTCCTCCTCGGCTACTACCTGAGCACAGCGGAGGTAGGCCTCTACGGCGCGGTAGGCCGGCTGGCGGGCCTGGGCGCGATGTTCCTGACGGCGGTCGGCGCCGTGTTCGCGCCGAAGATCTATGCGCTAGACGGCCAGGGCGATCTCGCCGAGGTGGGGCGGCTCTACCAGCGCTCTACGCGCTGGGTGCTCATCCTCTCTGTGCCGCTCTTCCTTTACACCGTCACGAACGCCGAGTCGCTCCTGGCGCTCTTCGGCCAGGGCTTCGTGGAGGCGGCCCCCGCGCTTCTCATCCTCTCGGTGGCGACGCTGGTCATGACGGGCACCGGGTCGGCCGGGGACCTGGTCCTCATGGCTGGGAGATCTGACGCAGTGCTGTACTCGTCACTGGCGGTCGGGGCGCTAGGCCTGGCGCTGAATGCCTCCCTGATCCCCCTGTTCGGGCTCTTCGGCGCGGCCGTCGCCACCGGCCTGACCATTGCGTCGAGCAACCTCGCCAACGTCTGGATGGCGTGGCGGTTCACCGGGCTCCAGCCCTATACCCGAGCCATCGTCAAGCCCATCCTAGTCGCCCTGGTGGTCGCGGCGTTGCAGCTAGTTCTCGCGCCTCTCGTCGGCGAGAAACCTGTGCCGCGGCTCGTCGCGGCGGGAGGGATCTGGCTCCTCTATCCGTTCCTCCTCAGGCGCATGGGGCTTGAGGCCGAGGATCTCGAGGCGTGGAGTCTCATCAGCAGGTCGAAGCTATGTGCGGGATCGCCGGCAAGCTGA
- a CDS encoding glycosyltransferase gives MADPALVSVILTCYNGERWIAETIRSVLAQSHTEHELIVINDGSADRSGEIVRSFNDPRLRYVEQPNRGIPGARNRGLMEAKGEAICILDQDDLWHPDKLALQVSRLSHDPQVGAVYTNAEHIDATGRIIGRRFDGPQPEGWLLERFLRHGVAVPIMTTMIRHECFKKVGGFDERLYGCDDYELLVRLAAEFRFSYLPLPLASLRYHSRNAWQDGRMVLDRLIVAAELAVRFPQHASLVRRYRASAHYHHGLHLLAKCEPRRARAEFGHAIRNCRSFWRAYVLWLQTLRPNGGRREGRS, from the coding sequence ATGGCCGACCCGGCGTTGGTGAGCGTGATTCTGACCTGTTACAACGGCGAGCGCTGGATCGCCGAGACGATCCGAAGTGTCCTCGCCCAATCCCACACCGAGCACGAGCTGATCGTGATCAACGACGGCTCCGCGGATCGCTCCGGCGAGATCGTGCGCTCGTTCAATGATCCGCGCCTCCGGTACGTCGAGCAGCCGAACCGGGGGATTCCCGGCGCGCGGAACCGCGGGTTGATGGAGGCGAAGGGGGAGGCCATCTGCATTCTCGACCAGGACGACCTCTGGCATCCGGACAAGCTCGCCCTTCAGGTATCCCGGCTAAGCCACGACCCGCAGGTCGGGGCGGTCTACACCAACGCCGAGCACATCGACGCAACTGGCAGGATCATCGGCCGACGCTTCGACGGGCCGCAGCCGGAGGGATGGCTGCTGGAGCGCTTCCTGCGCCACGGGGTCGCGGTTCCGATCATGACGACAATGATCCGCCACGAGTGCTTCAAAAAGGTCGGCGGATTCGACGAGCGGCTGTACGGCTGCGATGATTATGAGTTACTCGTCCGTCTTGCTGCCGAGTTTCGGTTCAGCTACCTCCCCCTCCCCCTCGCCAGCCTTCGGTACCACTCGCGGAACGCCTGGCAGGACGGGCGGATGGTCCTGGATCGGCTCATCGTGGCCGCGGAGCTGGCAGTGCGATTTCCCCAGCACGCGAGCCTGGTCAGGCGATATCGCGCGTCAGCCCATTACCACCACGGGCTCCACCTCCTCGCGAAGTGCGAGCCGAGGCGCGCGCGCGCTGAATTCGGCCACGCGATCAGGAACTGCCGGAGCTTCTGGCGCGCCTATGTCCTATGGCTCCAGACGCTGCGGCCGAATGGCGGGCGCCGGGAAGGCCGATCATGA